The window GGGtgacatattttgttttttttgcaaatcaatCTTTTCAATTGTCCAGCTTCTGACTCACTTCCGATACATGGCGTCTCCACATCGGGCTGAGTGTCTCGCCAGCGTATCCATCGCTTCCAAGCGTCCACGCCGTACTCGGTTTTAAGCTTTGGGACTTTGGGGACAGAGCTTTTTCCGACCGATGCTTTTTTTTCGGACACCTCGGTGCCCTTGTTTGACTTTTTACGACCCTAACGgagacataaaaaaataattagcgATATGAACATAGTTTATCATTGTCTCGGTTTTTGTGTATCATAAAACCCCGACATTTAAACAGGGGTGGGTAGACTTTTGCAATCCACCGCATGCAACGCTTACCCTTGTCTCTTTGGACTTCCGAGACGACTGACGTTTTCGCGAGCCGGTGGGTGTTGGGCTAGCCGGCGGAGTGGACAACTCTCGCAGCGTGGCCATCCTCTCTAGGGTCTCTAAGGAGGGAGCGAAGGACACCGCGTCACATTGTCGCAAGCGAGCCTCGGGACCACCGGGTCGCCGTCGGATCGCACGCCTCACCGATGGGGAAGTCGGCTTCGACGTCCATGGGAGGCGAAACGCCCTGCTCGTCCAAGCTGTTCAGCAGGCTGGCAAAGTCATCTGTGTTCAAGTCATCATTGGAGGTGCTTATCCCATCtgtacagggggaaaaaaagaaataataaagggCGCCCACGGATACAACATGAGGAGCCCACAAATCTGTTCTAGTAATGGAGCAAACAGAAGACCAAACATCTCCtacctccagcagcagcagctcccgGCCCCGTCTCCCCTTCTTTGTCGCCCCCGTTGGTCTCGGACACCATCTCGGCCATAAGAACCAGCTCGGCCTCGAAAGGGTCCTTCGGGAATTTTTCTTTAATCTTCTTGATCGTCTCCACGATGCGGTCGGCGTTGTCCGTGCTGACGGGCAGCAGCACGGGCACGGGAAGCTGCGGCACATGTGGAGTGGTTCACGCGTGGAAGGCAAGAAGATGCGTGTTGAGCTTTGAGGTGTTTACGTACAGGCAGAGGCACGCCCACGGGATTGGGGGTACACTGGCTGTACATGCTCATGGGCACGGGGACGTACACCGGCACGGGAACGGGGAGGACCATGATCTTTGGTGTGGACCCATCTAGAAGAGAAGAAATCTCTTAAGGTTTGCATCGTCAATATGATTTGGATTGAGACGTGCCAGGGGCTGCAATGACTGTGAGCATACCTGTCTGCGCCTCAACGTCCACCATCTCCGTCCGACACGAAACGCCCTTGCTCTGCACCAGCGGCTTACACAGCAGAGCCTTGTTCTTCATGCTTTTCGACGTGCTGGTCGAAGTGGACTTGGGGGTGAAGCGAGACGGCCTCCTCCTCTCTGGACTGTCGCCGATAATGATCTGGCGAGAGAGAAGGAAATATAACTCTCTATGGTGACTTGTTTTTATTCACAAGCTCCAACTGGCTGTTTACCAAATCGGGGTCTGTCGTTTGTGAGTCGGCACCtatagacagaaaaaaaaaatcaaatgttaaGAATCAAAAAGGTTTTAAATAACTGCTTAAATAAACTGCTTGAATTCACGTTAGCATGTCAaatttgtttgttagcattgagctccccccccccatgtgTCAATTTTATAGTAACCTCCAACTGGCAGTACGAAATAACTTGACCTCTTGTTCGAGGACCTGTGGGAGTGAGAGAgtcctctttttgtttcctcAGACTGACTTGGTCGTCCCCCACTTCTTGacagcaagaaaagaaaaaaaaggaaaaaaacgttTAAAATCAGTTTTCCAAGCGTGTCTCTTCACTATGATTTGTGCTGTGTACTTTGTCTGGCCGGCTTGCTCTCGCTCTCCTGGTCTTGACCGGCAAGCGAGATCACGTTGGCGATGACGGGCGATTCTGCAAGCACAAAAGAGGCCACCTTCAAGGCGTGCTGGCTAGCGCGCCGGCTAGCGTGTTACCGCGCCACACGGTGCCGACGGCCCACCCGACGGGAAGACGTCGCCCTGCGTCTTGACCAGCGCGTTGCAGAACTGGAAGAGGCACGGCAGGTCGCAGAAGTTGCGCACCTCCCCCAGCACGGAAAGACTGTGCTTCAGTTTCCCTTTGCGGTCACACAAGGAGCACTTTGCAACCTGGCAGGCGGCAGAGGGCTCCGTTAGACACGCTACATAGACACATATGGACATTCAATCAAATGTCAGATGCGTATGTCAATGCTTTGAACATTTcagtattttttggggggagggtgTGTGACTTACATGACAGAAGAGCATGGTGTAATTAGACCTGCACTCCTCGGAGCAGAACTCCTCGCTGGATTCGCCGTAGAGGGCCTTCTCCAGTTTCTTGGAGATGCACTGGCAGTACGAGCAGGACTTGCAGTGCTTGCCCCAGCGCGCGTCCAGGTCGATCTCGTACAACAGCCAGCAGCCTGCCCCGGAGCGACCATCGATGTGAAAAGGGTTGTCGGGAGGGGCGGGGTGTTGCGGGCGGCGACTCACCGGGGCTGCAGAAGTAGCAGTCCTTGCCGTCGATGCGCTTGACCTCTCGGCTGATCTTGTAGATCTTGCAGTACTCGCATTTGGCGCTCAGGTTCTTTCTGGTTTTGTACTGCAGGGCGCAGCTTgagccacacacaaacaccgcTTTGTCCTGCGTACGCAAGGCAAAACGGGTGATCAGAACATTCCAAAAGCATTTCTCTCATCCCGTCACGTGCGTGTCTCGGCACCTTGACGTGGATGACGTCAGGTTTGGACGTCATGCGGCGGTTGCACTCGGCGCAGTCGAGCGAGGACAAGGCGGCTTGCGCCGGCGCCGTGGTGTTGGCCTCGTGACTGGAGGCCACCGTCAACTTTGGGTAAACGCTCCTCTCCTTCGGTTTCTTCTTGAACTTTTCCTGCAACAGCACATCAGAGTCAGTCGCAGCAAATACCGCCACGGGAATTACGAGCGCTACCTGAAAGCTCAGGACGCACGGCAGCGTGCAGAAGTTTCTGATGGTGGTGTCGGACATGGCCAGGTGGTACGCCGGCAGAGAGTTCTTGCCGCAGTTTTCGCAGTTCAGATGCGTGCCTGCGGGGCAGGGAACAATGCAAATCCAGAGCTGTACTGAACCATTGACAAAAATCACTATCTGGTACCTGAGGAGCTGACATTCTGGACGACGAAGGCCATGAcgcagctgctgctgcaaaagagGCTCACAGAGTCGTCGGTGGCGCTTTTGTTGTGGACCATGTCGGCGATTTGCCGCGAGGCGCGACACATGGTGCACGGCAGAGTCATCTTCACTTTCTTTAAccgcacaacaaaaaaaaaaaaaacatttgaatacatTCAACATTTCTCCAGTATTTAAGCTTGCCGTGTACCTTTTTGTACTTGATGAGACAGTCGAGGTTGCACAACGTCTTGCTGCTGCCGTCCATTTTGAGTAGCATGGGCCCGACGTGGCAGGTGGCGCCGCAGTTGGCACAGCCCGCCATGGTCAACCGGTTGGCCGTTCGGAAGAGCTTAAAGCACGAGTCGCTGCACATCTTGTGGACCGTGCCGCTCAGGACGACTTCGTGCTTGTTCTGgtcatacaaaaaaacaaaaagaactaAATCTTTGCGACATTTTTCATGGGAGGCTGTAACGGATTAgggcatttctattcatttcaataggGCAAGATACTTTGAGACACAATCATTTTGCGTTACGAATCCATTTCTGGCCAGACATTCTTGAAGGCATCATTCTTGACTTACGATGGTGTACTTGGAGCAAATGCTGCACACCGACTGCACTTTGGCGTCAGGAGACGCGAACGGCTTGCCGTCTACGCTTTTGTTGAGACTCAGACACGCCTCGCTGCAAAAACCCCTCATCACGCCGTCCACGTCCGGAGCCAGGATAATTTCCTGAGGGCGCGTTATGCGCCTGGCGGACAAAGACAAACAGGTCAAAAATAGTTTAACAAGAAATCAATCGCCAGGCCCGTCCGATACTCGCGCTCACCTTTGGCAGCGGTGGCAGTTCTTGACGGTTTTGGACGAGCTGAGCGAGGAGGTGAGGCAGAGGGTGGAGCAGAAGAGCGCCGGCGAGCCTTTGCGCTGGTAGGCCGTCTGACCTTTGACCAGCCCTTTCTGGCAGTGCGCGCACCTCATGTTCAAAGTCGCCGTGGACGACGACGGCCGACCTCGCTGCCTCCGAATGTTGCCGTCCGGATTCTCGGAGTACACAGAGTCGATCTGCAAGTCCTCCACCTAATGTACACGATGGCGAAGACAGTCAAGCCGCCAGTACAAACTAAATATTGGGATATGGAGAAGAACAACTTGCCTTGGCAACGATGGGCTCATCCTTCACAGTGGACGTCCCGGACACGAAGGCCAGCTCGTACTCCTCGTCCTCGGGCTCGTCTTTGATTTTGATGGGAGGCGGTGAGGATGACGAAGAGGAACTGGATGCGGCGAGCTTGATCACTTTCATCCCATTGGTCATGTCGGGCGCTGGCGCTGATACGAGAAAAATGAAAGAATTGCAATGgaatgaaaaatacaaatccaaatCCTCTTACACTCAATTACATGATGGCAAAGTGGTGTGCGGCTTACATGTTACTGCTCTGCTTCTGGAGCGAGTGGCATAGAAAGGCAcgtcttcctcctccacctcctcccttTTCACCTCTTCCACCACAAAGTCcttctctttctcctcctccacctcatcttcctcctcctccttctccttcatTTTTACCTCCATCTCCTTCTCATTCACCTCCACATCCTTCTCCCCCTCCCCCTGCTTCTTTTCCACCTCCTCCATCTCCTGCTCCTCCACCTCCCTCTCTTCCACCTCGTTCCTCTCTTCTAACTCCTCTTTGACCTCCTCCTCTTTTTTACCCTCCACcttgtcctcctcttcctccattttCTCCTTCGCCTCTCCTTCATCCACTTTCATGTCGGCGGTGGGTTTTAGGTCAACGTTCGGCTCACTccgtgcctcctcttcctccaaccCTGAAGATTACAAAAATGATATGCTGCACAATGGTCCTACAATACAGATATGCAACACAAATAATGTTCACACCTGTGCTGTCATTGTTCAATTCTGTGCACATCTGAGCTTCCTGTTCCTGCTGATCCACAGTACCGATGTCCATCATCTCATCCAGGTTGAAAGACGTTGAACAGGCACCTTTGTTGACGGTCTCAGAGTCCAAGTCATTCACCGGTGTGGGAACGGGGTTGACCTTGTTGTCCTCCTCCGGATCGTCCTCGTCTTTTTCGCTGGCAAGCCCCGCTTCCACTGTCTCATCATCCGAGTGGGACGGTGAGGCGTTCAAGGCCTCCATGCGACAAGGGACCAGCGGGGTCTCGGTGTCTCCAAGTTCTAACCTGTTCTCTTCAGTTTGGTTTTGGAGGGAACTTCCAAAATCGGCTGGAGCGTCAGTTCTCGACTCTTCTGCTTCCTGCACGCCACCAAGAAGACACACCAAAATGTAATATTAAATTAAGAGGTGTGGCAAGAGTTTTAGAACATACAGTTGGATTGCTAAGCATAATGACAAGTGTTGTATTTGAGTGAAACCTTTGCAGTATGCGTGATCGGGAAAATGTCATAAATGATTTAGAAATAGCACAATTAGAGGAATCATAGCAGATTTTTTCTTAGCATTCACATGTTGTCATTGCCCGGTAAAGTAAAATACGAAATTTCATTATGATTATCCAAAGGAAAACTTTCAGCTTTTTACAACATATAGAGCAATATACAGAAATACAACTAGAACTCCCCATTTCAATTTAAAGACTGTTGAATTAGATTTAACCAGTTAAGTTAATACTTTGATATTGTCAAGCTTGATGGACGGAACGACTAGCTCAGCTCATGCTAAGCTAGGGCTAACATACTGGCCAAGGTGTACGCTTAGCATTTTGAATCTAAACGGGGCCGGGTTTTGCGCATATTAACTTTATAGCACACCAACGCGCAGGCAGAGAGAATAATGTGTTCCTCCGATGCATGTGTTTTGAATCCGTTTGGGTAATCGGTCATGTGAGACGGCGTGCGGGAGCTTGATTATTACCGCAGGTCGCACTACATCGGCGGCCGGATGTTGACGCTCGTCGCCAGTTTCCATTGCCTCCATGTTTGCTGCCAATGCAGGACGCTCGGGTAGTACATAAAAAAGACGACTCAAAGCATTTAATATATTTGCAAGAGCGTGTGCACCATTCAATCAGCCATAGTGGCTCATCCTTCGATATGGATGTTGCTAGCTTGACTAGCATTTGCTTCTTCGCGTATTTACCTCCGATTATACGCAGAGCATTCACTCAATACACCCCCCTAGTGGACATTATAGGTTCTCCAGCAACTCACCATAGTAAACATACACTCGAATGATTTTATTTATGCTTTGGGGAGAGATACTTTAAATAGTTGATGTGAGGCTTTTGCGTTTGAATTGTATGTCGTTATATAATAGATAAAATTAAAGTGCTACAACACTTTTCGAAGATCATTTGAAAtacacagtgccttgcgaaagtattcggcccccttgaacccttcaacatttcgcgacatgtcaggcttcaaacataaagatataaatgtttattttttttgtcaagaatcaacaagtgggacacaatcgtgaagtggaacaaaattcattggataatttaaactgttttaacaaataaaataaataggtaCTCATCATCCGTCCAAATAATTATGAAGGATATTTACGCTTcaaaaatgtcaggtctaaataccatcagacattaaaccacacgctggaaggaagaggagaaaagaaccagaacaggtttacccGCGAGGAGAACGATGGAGAGAGGAAACttagttacaatctccatcaattgtGAGTTCTCActtcacgtgctcctctatttaatgttttggttgccctggttacagaggcgttgctacactaaagggaggggagattgtgtctgtagcaacgctgattagcaaaagaatgtagcgtggtgtaaattagcacttcattgtcggcccgtgacccccgcagagtttgtccaggtGTTCTTCTCCCATTTTTGTCCgactcgtccgcgagtgagatcagataacttgaattgccgctttcctgtggaacaatgcaactaaacctttactagactttatctacttagtaaagtaacacgcaataacaataagtaacttgtcctaaacacttgacattgagtaaatatgggataacttgtacgcaactactacttcaaactgtatataacgcttgacaaagaaaaccagttctgaccaacaacaatTTATGAACCAAATCGgaacctcttacaggaacaaaaacacacacacataacaaaagGACAGTAAGGAGACAAATGGCTGACAGGGAACAAAAGACAtctctgtcactaaagaggaagaatttaaataacaggaaagtcataacatgtaaatgacaaggctttacttaaattattccaacaaaaaAAGTCCCGTAAGACTGCCGCCACTCAATGATCATTTTACTCTTAAGTGTTGTCTTTTATATTAGCTGCTCTTACTTACTCATCATATTTACACacctaccgtgtttttccatgcataatgcgcccccgtgcataatacgcaccctaaaaatggcatgtcgatgctggaaaaaagcctgtacccatgtataacacgcacccaaattttgactcttacttaagtccgtaaacgtaaaattatttcagaaaaaaagatcatctttgggaacaaccggatgttattctgccgggcagtatcactgcgcatgcgctagcaaactcgacagcgaagaaatgtttcggatttgtgtagggtacattgtgacagcaaacgagcaggtgatcgagcaagcgtctgatacgagagcattgtgttcatatgggcggcctctgtatgatatccggtctgcgatggagattaaaaaacaaacaatatttgacaataccacaccatcaaggattgcactatcacatcaaacgatgtgtcgtcaattttgaattttactgacattttattgattttatttgatatattttattgatttgattttattgatatagtgttgggcaggatggctgaatgtgatgcgcgattgacaacaaacaagaagaaaggtgtgatttcaagttttatttcgagggagattttcttcaaaaatatttgtacccatgcataatgcgcaccccagattttaggataataaattaattaaattttgcgcattatccacggaaaaagacggtaatatgaggtgctcgtacatttatttatttgggttgacagtcatgatggccctccgaaagaagcttaACTACAATGCgccccgtaaaaaaaaaaaaaagtttgacatcCCTTCATCCATGGCACACCATATTCCGCAAACGTCTTGTTTTTCTGACATCACGATAGCAGGCAATTTACAAGTGTCTGTTTTTCTGGAGTGTGAGATGTTGAACAAAAATATAAAAGGAGAAAATTATTGTGGAGACAGTAAAATTACTGGTTGAAGAGGCCTCGGTTAGACGCTTTTGGCtacatatgatggcgccgcaaCCAGTCGATTGCAGTCTTCCTTCCTAAGCCTCAGTGAAGCCATTTTAGCATCCATGAAGCTTTCATCCAGAGATCTGTTGTCCGTTTCCTCCGTGGGTAGGAACACATGGAGCTGAGGGCGCATGAAACCCGTGACGGGGCGCTGGTTGAAATTCAAAACACATGGTTTCCCAATGACGGACAGCGGCTCTGGCTTGTGGACGTGCATGGCCAGAGGCCCGAGGGGTCCCAGGAGGTCTCCGGCGGTGGCCGACGTATGCGAGGGGGGGGGTCGAGGTTTGGAGTTGAGCCGGACGGAATGGGACAAGTGGATGTAGGTGGGCTGGAAAATTTGAGTGTGACTGCTTGTTGGTGGTGAGTGGACCTTGGAGGAGGCGCGAGACTTGCAAGATGGTGCGGGGCGGACACAGCAGCAGGCTTCAAATGAGGTGCCGTCTTTTGTGTGGTGCAGGGATGGCTCGCTAAGGCTGTGGAAACACAAACGCACACTTTGATGGGATTTAATTCGATGGTAGTGGTCCAGTCGACAAAAAACCACTTAAGTGTGTTGTCATTTAATCAGATCCTCAGCTGGAGGGCTTTTGTTTAGTGTGGGGCGCACCACAGGGTGCTGCATCGAGCCCCGTATCGGTTTCAAGCAGTTTTATCTTGTTGAGTGGCGCGCCATGCGGGTGGGAGTGATGCTAACAATGATGCTGTAATTCCAGCCACAAGATTAACTTGCCCTCTGTTGACACCAAACAcggtgaaaaaaaagtcagggtcGATGGTGGTCAACGCCGCGGGGGTGCTGTGTCGGCTCTGTTTCACTTTCGCAGGGATTTGGATTTTTCACAACTCAGTGAGATGCCGCAATAGTTGTTTTTGCAAGGTTCAGATTAGAAGAACTGAAATGGAATGCAACATTTTTACCTGAGTCTTGACCCGTTGACGCCACGCCCGCTAACGACCGCTCCGGCAGGCACTCCGAGCGACGGCAACCTCAGCGGGGTTTTCTTCTCACTCCTCCGAACCGGAACGGCGGATCTCTGATAGCAGGCTCCGCCGATGGCCACGCCAACCACGCCAGGAGGTGGTGAGGGCGCACCGGCGATGCCACTCATGAATGCAGCTGTTAGCGCCGCACGTGGAGCGCTTAGAGGACATGGATGGAGGTGGCCGTCCTCCTTCGGCAAAGCCCGGAAGAAAGTGACTGCAGTTGTGCTCCACCTGTGTGGGCGGCTGCGACCATCAATGATTCATGAGTCTTATTAAAGATGGATGACGGCCAACGGTCAGGTACAACCCCTCCTGCCCCTTGTTGTATCCCTGACCGGGTCACTTTACAGACCGGAAATGGAGATGAATAAGAACTTGGAGTTCTTAAACATGTTCCATCCAGATGCTGATACTGCCTGATTTGTTTCTACCTCGACTGTACCATAACATCTATTAATTTCCGTTTTCATATTGTTAGCCATAAGTATTATTCCTCTATTTGTGTA of the Syngnathus typhle isolate RoL2023-S1 ecotype Sweden linkage group LG20, RoL_Styp_1.0, whole genome shotgun sequence genome contains:
- the zmym4.1 gene encoding zinc finger MYM-type protein 4 isoform X2, with translation MEAMETGDERQHPAADVVRPAEAEESRTDAPADFGSSLQNQTEENRLELGDTETPLVPCRMEALNASPSHSDDETVEAGLASEKDEDDPEEDNKVNPVPTPVNDLDSETVNKGACSTSFNLDEMMDIGTVDQQEQEAQMCTELNNDSTGLEEEEARSEPNVDLKPTADMKVDEGEAKEKMEEEEDKVEGKKEEEVKEELEERNEVEEREVEEQEMEEVEKKQGEGEKDVEVNEKEMEVKMKEKEEEEDEVEEEKEKDFVVEEVKREEVEEEDVPFYATRSRSRAVTSPAPDMTNGMKVIKLAASSSSSSSSPPPIKIKDEPEDEEYELAFVSGTSTVKDEPIVAKVEDLQIDSVYSENPDGNIRRQRGRPSSSTATLNMRCAHCQKGLVKGQTAYQRKGSPALFCSTLCLTSSLSSSKTVKNCHRCQRRITRPQEIILAPDVDGVMRGFCSEACLSLNKSVDGKPFASPDAKVQSVCSICSKYTINKHEVVLSGTVHKMCSDSCFKLFRTANRLTMAGCANCGATCHVGPMLLKMDGSSKTLCNLDCLIKYKKKVKMTLPCTMCRASRQIADMVHNKSATDDSVSLFCSSSCVMAFVVQNVSSSGTHLNCENCGKNSLPAYHLAMSDTTIRNFCTLPCVLSFQEKFKKKPKERSVYPKLTVASSHEANTTAPAQAALSSLDCAECNRRMTSKPDVIHVKDKAVFVCGSSCALQYKTRKNLSAKCEYCKIYKISREVKRIDGKDCYFCSPGCWLLYEIDLDARWGKHCKSCSYCQCISKKLEKALYGESSEEFCSEECRSNYTMLFCHVAKCSLCDRKGKLKHSLSVLGEVRNFCDLPCLFQFCNALVKTQGDVFPSESPVIANVISLAGQDQESESKPARQMGDDQVSLRKQKEDSLTPTGPRTRGADSQTTDPDLIIIGDSPERRRPSRFTPKSTSTSTSKSMKNKALLCKPLVQSKGVSCRTEMVDVEAQTDGSTPKIMVLPVPVPVYVPVPMSMYSQCTPNPVGVPLPLPVPVLLPVSTDNADRIVETIKKIKEKFPKDPFEAELVLMAEMVSETNGGDKEGETGPGAAAAGDGISTSNDDLNTDDFASLLNSLDEQGVSPPMDVEADFPIETLERMATLRELSTPPASPTPTGSRKRQSSRKSKETRGRKKSNKGTEVSEKKASVGKSSVPKVPKLKTEYGVDAWKRWIRWRDTQPDVETPCIGMRPLLPKEDLLRCTSAELSYGLCRFIAEVKRPSGEQYSADSLFYLCLGIQQHLFDNGRVENIFTDSFYCKFSTEFTNMLRCFQPTITTSGYIHSRVEEEFLWDCKQLGVFSPIVLLNTLLYFFCKNFGFTTVEQHRQLSFAHVMRCTKTSQGNVKTTFLRFYPPIVPVDEIDGVPAKRRREEEEEVKEEKILEMKENTDNPLRCPVRLYEFYLSKCSETVKQRTDVFYLLPERCCVPNSPLWFSATPLDEDTKEAMLTRILTVRQLHLATGEWPLAPEGAMEGGAGGDDDDDDWP
- the zmym4.1 gene encoding zinc finger MYM-type protein 4 isoform X1, with protein sequence MEAMETGDERQHPAADVVRPAEAEESRTDAPADFGSSLQNQTEENRLELGDTETPLVPCRMEALNASPSHSDDETVEAGLASEKDEDDPEEDNKVNPVPTPVNDLDSETVNKGACSTSFNLDEMMDIGTVDQQEQEAQMCTELNNDSTGLEEEEARSEPNVDLKPTADMKVDEGEAKEKMEEEEDKVEGKKEEEVKEELEERNEVEEREVEEQEMEEVEKKQGEGEKDVEVNEKEMEVKMKEKEEEEDEVEEEKEKDFVVEEVKREEVEEEDVPFYATRSRSRAVTSPAPDMTNGMKVIKLAASSSSSSSSPPPIKIKDEPEDEEYELAFVSGTSTVKDEPIVAKVEDLQIDSVYSENPDGNIRRQRGRPSSSTATLNMRCAHCQKGLVKGQTAYQRKGSPALFCSTLCLTSSLSSSKTVKNCHRCQRRITRPQEIILAPDVDGVMRGFCSEACLSLNKSVDGKPFASPDAKVQSVCSICSKYTINKHEVVLSGTVHKMCSDSCFKLFRTANRLTMAGCANCGATCHVGPMLLKMDGSSKTLCNLDCLIKYKKKVKMTLPCTMCRASRQIADMVHNKSATDDSVSLFCSSSCVMAFVVQNVSSSGTHLNCENCGKNSLPAYHLAMSDTTIRNFCTLPCVLSFQEKFKKKPKERSVYPKLTVASSHEANTTAPAQAALSSLDCAECNRRMTSKPDVIHVKDKAVFVCGSSCALQYKTRKNLSAKCEYCKIYKISREVKRIDGKDCYFCSPGCWLLYEIDLDARWGKHCKSCSYCQCISKKLEKALYGESSEEFCSEECRSNYTMLFCHVAKCSLCDRKGKLKHSLSVLGEVRNFCDLPCLFQFCNALVKTQGDVFPSESPVIANVISLAGQDQESESKPARQKVGDDQVSLRKQKEDSLTPTGPRTRGADSQTTDPDLIIIGDSPERRRPSRFTPKSTSTSTSKSMKNKALLCKPLVQSKGVSCRTEMVDVEAQTDGSTPKIMVLPVPVPVYVPVPMSMYSQCTPNPVGVPLPLPVPVLLPVSTDNADRIVETIKKIKEKFPKDPFEAELVLMAEMVSETNGGDKEGETGPGAAAAGDGISTSNDDLNTDDFASLLNSLDEQGVSPPMDVEADFPIETLERMATLRELSTPPASPTPTGSRKRQSSRKSKETRGRKKSNKGTEVSEKKASVGKSSVPKVPKLKTEYGVDAWKRWIRWRDTQPDVETPCIGMRPLLPKEDLLRCTSAELSYGLCRFIAEVKRPSGEQYSADSLFYLCLGIQQHLFDNGRVENIFTDSFYCKFSTEFTNMLRCFQPTITTSGYIHSRVEEEFLWDCKQLGVFSPIVLLNTLLYFFCKNFGFTTVEQHRQLSFAHVMRCTKTSQGNVKTTFLRFYPPIVPVDEIDGVPAKRRREEEEEVKEEKILEMKENTDNPLRCPVRLYEFYLSKCSETVKQRTDVFYLLPERCCVPNSPLWFSATPLDEDTKEAMLTRILTVRQLHLATGEWPLAPEGAMEGGAGGDDDDDDWP